The genomic interval TGTACGCAATATTCAGGGGGACAACAAATTGGTTTAACACAACCATACATCACAAAAAACCTCCATACAACTTGAATTTCCTGATAAGAAATCTCTTAGAAGATCACACCTAAAGCGATAAGAATCAGAATTGCAATAGCAATAATTCCTACGCCGACGCAACAACCTGTGCCAACAGGGGCGACAGGAGCTGGACAGCAACTTACTGGGGGATGACAGCATGCTCCACCCATTCCACCATAACCCATTCCATACATAAGAAGTTCCACCTTTCTAAATTTAGAATACGATTCCCAATGCGATCAGAAGAAGAATAATTACTACAACTGCAGCGATTCCTGCACCAAAGCCACGTCCTGTTCCACAACCACAAGCAGCCCCATCAACACCACCGAATGCCATATCGATTTCCTCCTTTGTTAAGAGATAGTGTATAATATGAATATTGTGGTGGAAATGTAACAATATGGAATTAAAAATCAAAATCTATATAGTACAAACACAATATTTTCGCAATACTATATATTATGGATGCTTTTTTTGTACTTTTTGCCGATAAGAGTTGAATTTCCAATTCCTTACGTCTCGGGATTTGTTGGTTTTGCAGTAATGTTAGGGTTTATTCAGCAAAATCCGGGTTATTTAAATTTGGTCATGGTATTACTTAATCTGTGATTTCGCAAATCATAACATTTGGCATATGGTTTTCAGTTTCTGCATTAATTTATTGAATTTATAATAATAAACTTCCTGCTTGAATTAAATTATTCATAATAATTTTAATTTAAGAGATGGCATGGCGGGAAATTAAAATTACATCGCATTGGTACCTATAAAACCCTTGGTCTTAGCCATTAAACTGCTAATTATTCTTGTGCACCCACAGTTTAATTAATTAAAAATGGTAGTAACCATTGCCAAGGCATAAAAATTAACGTTAGCTGTTATCTTCTAAAAAAGAAAAATATAATAGGAATTTCTGTTTGGAAATATACCTGTTTTTGGTAACCCATCATGCCATCGAGAGAGGATCTGTATGCTCAATCCATTTTCCGAACATGATGGTAAAAATGTTCGGTGAGGACATTAACGAAATAAATCAACATGGTTTCAAAGCCACTGATCGGCTTTACTGAATTTTTAACGAGTCCATGCAGAACTCAGAGGTACGTTAAATAACTTTAAAATAACTTACATTGAAGTAAATCAACGCACGTGGAGTGCTTAATAGTGCTATATCAGGGTTGAGTGAAAGCCTTGATATGGCGGGTTTGAGAAGGTATATAGCCTTTTTATAGCGACAGAGTGTGAGTGGGAACATATTAAGCTAGATGGTCCATAAAGGACGATCTAGCTTTTTCTTTTAAGCTTTTTCCAAGACTTTTTGCCCTCTTAAATACCTTTTGAGTGTATCTTTCTTTAGAACATGCGGCAAAACCTGCAAAATATTGATTGTAGTAACTAATGCCAAAGGTGTCGTACGTACTTGTGGGCTGACAAGTTTGTACCTAATTAGATGCAAGAATACTCACATTCTAAAGTGTTAAGTTGTTATACATACGGATAATCATGTGCTTTGCGTAATCTAAAGGTAAACCATGGACCTGTGAAAGGACCTCTTCGTTTGTTACTTCATTATATCCTATTGTGTTCGGTTTACTGTTGGCTTCTAATAACCATAGTTTGCCGTCTTCATCCAAAGACACGTCGAGCCCAACTTCTCCCAAAGTTCCAAAGGTCGCTTCTAAGGCAAGTAACATGTCGTAAGAAAAATCCCTAATCATCTTCCAGCTTAATAAGGAGTGGGGCAGTTAATCATCAGGAGCAAATATAGCCTCTCGGGCCCCTGCAACGTGATTAGTTACTATTGCTCCTTCGGAGGCGATCCTACAATTAATTGTAGATATCACCCAAGAAACAATAGACCCCCTGTGATAGAATGAAATATCTAGCATAGGGAGGTATTCTATGGACACTATTAATTTAACTCTCAAGCTGAAGGAGGTAAGGGCATGGCAGAAGCCTTGAAAGCCATTTACAATAAAGAGTTTCTACGTCACTTTGGCGAGAAGGTACATGCTGTTCACGGCACTTTCGATACGGAGAGCTTCGTCGCAACTGCGATGGATGAGCCATGGGATGGGCTTGAGCTAAAAGCTCGGATGCGGCGAATCGCCGAGACACTCAGGACATATTTACCGATTCGGTACGAAGAGGCTTTGGACGTGCTATTTGCAATAGATGAGACCTGCGTTGGGTTTCCGTACCTTTTCTTTCCGGATTTCGTGGCAGCGTACGGCCAAGAAGAGGAACACTGGGAGCTTTCTATGAAAGCGCTAGAACGGTTTACTCAAAAATCGTCCTCGGAATTTGCCATAAGACCATTTTTGCTACATGATCCGGAGCGGGTGATATGCCAGATGACTATCTGGTCGAAGCATTCAAATGAGCATGTCCGACGGCTTGCGAGCGAGGGCTGCCGCCCCCGTTTGCCGTGGGGGGGAGCGCTTCCGATGTTCAAGCGTGACCCAACTCCGGTGATTGCTGTACTTGAACAATTGAAGGCAGACCCGTCTCTTTACGTGCGCAAGAGTGTTGCCAACAATCTAAACGACATTGCTAAGGATCATCCTTCGGTCGTGCTCGAAACAGCTCGTCGCTGGACAGGTGTGTATCCGCACACGGACTGGATTGTACGGCAGGGTTGCCGAACTTTGATCCGCAAAGCCGATCCCGAGGCCATGGAATTATTCGGCTACACGAAACCGACAGACATTGTGTCACTTACGACCTGTGCCTCATTATCGGTACTACCGTCCAGACTGGTGATCGGCGAGAGTTGCGAGCTGCAATATGAGCTTTGTATCCTTGAAGGGCAGCCGGTACGCATCCGCATCGAATATGGGATCGACTTCGTGAAGGCCAGAGGAAACACATCACGTAAATCGTTCCTGCTGTCTGATAAAACGGTATCTGGCGGTACACGTCTCACTGGCACACGGATGCACAGCTGGGCGGATTTGACGACCCGCCGCCATTATCCGGGCGAGCACAGGATTGCACTGTTGGTGAACGGGTGCGAAGTTGCTTATGTGGTATTGCAGCTTGAGGTTTAGGTAACATTATCGATCATCAAAAAAATGGCAGTTTTTTTTAATAACGGCTAAGGTGCCTTCTATTCGATTTGCCAGTCGATTGGCTTTCTATTCTTAGAAATTAAGAACTTATTTGTTTGAGAAAAAGGTTTACTGCCAAAGAACCCTCTGCTAGCGGATAGGGGACTCGGGTGAGCGGATTCAATCACCATATGATGGGGATTGGTAATGAGTTTCTTCTTGGAACGGGCGTTATTACCCCATAATATAAAGACCACAGGGTCGGGCTTCTTATTAACTAAAGAAATAATCTTATCGGTAAAGATCTCCCAACCCTTGTTTTGATGAGAATTGGGCTTTCCTTCTTCTACGGTGAGTGCGGTATTGAGGAGCAATACTCCTTGTTCTGCCCATTTTCGAAGTGAACCATGTTTAGGTATTGTACAACCCAGGTCGGATTGGAGTTCCTTAAATATATTCTGGAGCGATTTTGGCAAGGGTACTCCAACATTTACGGAAAAACTAAGACCCATTCCTTGGCCTATATTGGGATACGGGTCTTGCCCTAAAATGACGGTCTTAGTATTTTCGTATGAGGTAAATACTAAGGCGTTAAACACATCTTCCTTTTTAGGAAAGATGTGTTTATTTCTATATTCGTTTTTTACCCATTCTAACAGTTTAATATAATATTTCTCTTTTATTTCATCATCAAGAAGTCTTTTCCAATCAGCTTGAACTGCCATGAGAATTCTCCTTTCCTTGGTATTAATTAATATTGTCACAAATTTTGACGTTTGTCCAAGGATAGCTTAGAATTTAAGCTGAGTATAGCAAGGATGAAATATGTTGGTTTTGAGGAAGGATATCCTATCAATATGCCGAACTAATTAATACTCGATATAAGCTTAAAGTGGCATTTGAAAATCAACAGGAGGAACAGAACTTGAACAAGGTTTTTTTTATGAAGGATTCATATCATACTAAGGAAAACACCCCCCGTTTGTTTATTGATAGATTAATGGTCAATGCGCGTTTGTTTTTTATGTCTAAATACTTTTCTATCGTACTGAAATCTCGTAGTTTAGCTCTAAAAGACCAGTATGATACACAGGCTTGGGCACTATCGTCATATGATGTTTTCAAGTTGATTGAGGGCTGTGGGGGTAGGTTTCATATCACGGGGCTAGAGAATTTACATAAGTGCCAAGGCCCTGTTGTTTTCATTAGTAACCATATGAGCACGCTTGAGACAATGGTGTTTCCCTGTATTATCGCTCCACTCATGAATGTAACGTTTGTTGTCAAAGATAGTCTTGTCAAACATCCGTTTTTTGGTCCTATCATGCGTGCACGAAATCCGATTGTTGTAAGCAGGCAAAATTCTAGAGCAGATTTTCAAATAGTCATGAAACAGGGGCAGGAACTATTATCCAATGGAATATCGATTATCGTGTTTCCGCAAAATACACGGACTGTAGAATTTGTACCTAAGGAATTTAACACGTTAGGCGTAAAGCTGGCAAACAACGCTAAGGTTCAGGTTGTCCCCATTGCAATCAAGACCGACTTTTGGGGAAATGGGAAATACTTAAAGGATCTAGGGCCTATCAATCGCAGAAAACCTATTCATATGGCTTTCGGAGAACCCTTATCCATTAACGGTACAGGAAAAGAGGAGAATAAGGCGATTATCGAATTTATTAGCTCTCATCTAGAGAAATGGAATGCTTAGCATATAACACTTTTCCAGAGGATGCGGGCACGGAACAGGAGGGAGATTCTAAATCTGCTGCTCATGCCAGTGCTGTGATGAGTTTTTAAAGCGGGCAGACAAGGCAGTATTTCAATTAAAAGCAATGGTAAAAACAGAATTGAAGTTTACAGAAAGCAATACCCATTAATTGTATAAAATCGTATTTGATGAAAAACCAGACGCCCCTAACGAGTGAGGACATCCTCACTCGTTAGGGGCGACTAACGTGGATTGTATCTTGCCGAACGGAATTTCCACCCACTAAATTACACGACCTATGCTCGGTCCCGCCCAAAAGTTGAATTATTATATTACCCGATTTTGTTTTTGGGGTTCCTAAAAGAATAGAAGAACCAATGTTATTCTTAAAAGTCACAGTCACCTAATATTTGGGCGGTCAAATTTTCAGCTATTTGCTTGCCTGAGTGATTGAGATTCTGCATATGTTCGAGAAACAGTTCATCCCAATGATCATGAAAGTACCGGTAAACCAAAGGATATCTTTTCCGCAGATACGTAATGCCTTCTACGAACATCTCGTCAATTTCTAGATTTGCAAAAGCTGGGTCATTGATAAAAGACAGCATGCCGTCACGAATTAATCGAAGTTCTTCTGGCGACCAAAAGTCGTGGTAAAACCATTCTAAGGCGTGAAACGTTAAGGGTGGAAAGTTATTTTCATCGCATTCCAATTGCTTGATCTCTTTCTGCACCCGCGCCAACTCGTGAGTTTGGCGGTGTTGCTGGTGTATCCGTGGGTTGGCCGAATCAATGTAATATATAAGATCAATAAATAGTTC from Desulfosporosinus sp. Sb-LF carries:
- a CDS encoding YheC/YheD family protein, yielding MIRDFSYDMLLALEATFGTLGEVGLDVSLDEDGKLWLLEANSKPNTIGYNEVTNEEVLSQVHGLPLDYAKHMIIRMYNNLTL
- a CDS encoding lysophospholipid acyltransferase family protein, which codes for MNKVFFMKDSYHTKENTPRLFIDRLMVNARLFFMSKYFSIVLKSRSLALKDQYDTQAWALSSYDVFKLIEGCGGRFHITGLENLHKCQGPVVFISNHMSTLETMVFPCIIAPLMNVTFVVKDSLVKHPFFGPIMRARNPIVVSRQNSRADFQIVMKQGQELLSNGISIIVFPQNTRTVEFVPKEFNTLGVKLANNAKVQVVPIAIKTDFWGNGKYLKDLGPINRRKPIHMAFGEPLSINGTGKEENKAIIEFISSHLEKWNA
- a CDS encoding uracil-DNA glycosylase, with product MAVQADWKRLLDDEIKEKYYIKLLEWVKNEYRNKHIFPKKEDVFNALVFTSYENTKTVILGQDPYPNIGQGMGLSFSVNVGVPLPKSLQNIFKELQSDLGCTIPKHGSLRKWAEQGVLLLNTALTVEEGKPNSHQNKGWEIFTDKIISLVNKKPDPVVFILWGNNARSKKKLITNPHHMVIESAHPSPLSASRGFFGSKPFSQTNKFLISKNRKPIDWQIE